A window of the Bradyrhizobium diazoefficiens genome harbors these coding sequences:
- a CDS encoding DUF4864 domain-containing protein, with amino-acid sequence MRIAALLVVLSIACSSIPTRADDVATAQGVIRAQEQAFVHDDATAAYSYAAPAIKQIFPAPDIFMAMVQNGYAPVYRHRSFEFGESKIEGSSVAQRVHIIDANGEAWEALYTLEQQSDGSYKITGCSLLKAGQAV; translated from the coding sequence ATGCGCATTGCCGCCTTGCTGGTCGTTCTCAGTATTGCTTGCAGCTCCATCCCCACACGCGCCGACGATGTCGCGACAGCGCAAGGCGTGATCCGGGCCCAGGAGCAGGCCTTCGTCCATGACGATGCCACGGCCGCCTATTCCTACGCAGCACCCGCGATCAAGCAGATATTCCCCGCGCCCGACATCTTCATGGCCATGGTGCAGAACGGCTACGCGCCGGTCTATCGTCACAGGAGTTTTGAGTTCGGCGAGAGCAAGATCGAAGGCAGCTCGGTCGCCCAGCGCGTTCACATCATCGATGCCAATGGCGAAGCCTGGGAAGCGCTCTACACGCTCGAGCAGCAGTCGGATGGCAGCTACAAGATCACCGGCTGCTCGCTGCTGAAGGCAGGACAGGCGGTCTAG
- a CDS encoding TetR/AcrR family transcriptional regulator, with protein sequence MDDHTDQPRKPRADAVRNRERVLEAAKVVFNAGGPEASLEAVAKRAGVGIGTLYRHFPTREELFEAVYRREVEQLSEFAEQLKNAKDPVDALRRWLRSNVEFVATKKGMSAALALTFQSSSDLAAFSMDRLTKAIGSLLDRAVAAGEMRGDVSPHDLLRALVGMCYMHDQPGWQSSVLRMLDVFVDGLRAQPGAKAKSRTAKSHTAKSRTAKRAKPAPKPKR encoded by the coding sequence ATGGACGACCACACCGACCAGCCCCGGAAGCCCCGCGCCGATGCCGTGCGCAATCGCGAGCGCGTGCTCGAGGCAGCCAAGGTCGTGTTCAATGCCGGCGGCCCGGAGGCCAGCCTGGAGGCCGTGGCCAAACGCGCGGGCGTCGGCATCGGCACGCTCTACCGGCATTTTCCGACGCGCGAGGAGCTGTTTGAAGCGGTGTATCGGCGCGAGGTCGAGCAGCTCAGCGAGTTCGCCGAGCAATTGAAGAACGCCAAGGACCCGGTCGATGCGCTCAGGCGCTGGCTGCGTTCGAATGTCGAATTCGTTGCGACGAAAAAGGGCATGTCGGCCGCATTGGCGCTGACGTTCCAGAGCTCGTCGGACCTCGCTGCCTTCTCGATGGACCGTCTGACCAAGGCGATCGGCTCGCTGCTCGACCGCGCGGTCGCGGCAGGCGAGATGCGCGGCGACGTCAGCCCGCACGACCTGCTCAGAGCCCTCGTCGGCATGTGCTACATGCACGACCAGCCCGGCTGGCAGTCCTCGGTGCTGCGGATGCTCGACGTATTCGTCGACGGCTTGCGCGCGCAGCCCGGCGCGAAGGCCAAATCACGCACCGCCAAGTCACATACGGCCAAGTCACGCACCGCCAAGCGCGCGAAGCCGGCGCCGAAACCGAAGCGATAG
- a CDS encoding MFS transporter, with protein MFRAVHAPNHPGQKPASFSPDSRQAWVRLLLALLIGSIGGVGMWAVVVVIPVVQAEFAATRGAVSLAFTLMMFGFGLGGVIAGKITDKFGIVPAMAISIAFLGVANTLAGLSTQLWQFVAAYFLIGLGTSATFAPLMAEASHWFERYRGLAVTIVASGNYVAGTMWPPLISTGTERIGWRTTHIGIAVVCVVLMSILVLVLRAQMGDDKVRNHANAAPPRVDLRLSTNTLTVLLSIASISCCVAMAMPQVHIVAYCGDLGYGVARGAEMLSLMMACGIVSRIGSGYLADKIGGIPTLLIGALAQGFALVFYLFFDSLTSLYLISAMFGLFQGGIVPSYAIIVREAMPASEAATRVGIVIFASVFGMSFGGWVSGIIFDATGSYAAAFANGVAWNALNIGIVLTLLIRSRMNSVKAGPNFAT; from the coding sequence ATGTTCCGCGCCGTGCACGCACCAAATCATCCAGGACAAAAACCGGCTTCATTCAGCCCAGACTCCCGTCAGGCCTGGGTGCGGCTTTTGCTCGCACTGCTGATCGGCTCGATCGGCGGCGTCGGCATGTGGGCGGTCGTCGTGGTGATTCCCGTCGTGCAGGCCGAATTCGCCGCCACGCGCGGTGCGGTGTCGCTGGCCTTCACACTGATGATGTTCGGATTCGGGCTCGGCGGCGTGATCGCCGGCAAGATCACCGACAAGTTCGGCATCGTGCCCGCCATGGCGATCAGCATCGCCTTCCTCGGCGTTGCCAATACGCTGGCGGGGCTCTCGACTCAGCTCTGGCAGTTCGTCGCCGCCTATTTCCTGATCGGGCTCGGCACGTCAGCGACCTTCGCGCCGCTGATGGCAGAGGCCTCGCACTGGTTCGAGCGCTATCGCGGACTGGCCGTGACCATCGTCGCGAGCGGCAATTATGTTGCCGGCACGATGTGGCCGCCGCTCATCAGCACGGGCACGGAGAGGATCGGCTGGCGCACCACCCATATCGGCATTGCCGTCGTCTGCGTGGTGTTGATGTCGATCCTGGTCCTGGTCCTGCGCGCGCAGATGGGCGACGACAAGGTCCGCAATCACGCCAATGCGGCGCCGCCGCGGGTCGATCTCAGGCTCTCGACCAACACGCTGACGGTGCTGCTCTCGATCGCCAGCATTTCCTGCTGCGTCGCCATGGCGATGCCGCAGGTGCATATCGTCGCCTATTGCGGCGATCTCGGTTATGGCGTGGCGCGCGGCGCCGAGATGCTGTCGCTGATGATGGCCTGCGGCATCGTCAGCCGCATCGGCTCGGGCTATCTTGCGGACAAGATCGGCGGCATTCCGACTCTGCTGATCGGGGCATTGGCGCAGGGCTTTGCGCTGGTGTTCTACCTTTTCTTCGACAGCCTCACTTCGCTCTATCTGATCTCCGCGATGTTCGGCCTGTTCCAGGGCGGCATCGTGCCGAGCTATGCCATCATCGTGCGCGAGGCGATGCCAGCCAGCGAAGCCGCGACCCGCGTCGGCATCGTGATCTTCGCGTCCGTGTTCGGCATGTCCTTCGGCGGTTGGGTCTCCGGCATCATCTTCGATGCCACCGGCTCCTATGCGGCTGCGTTCGCCAATGGCGTGGCGTGGAATGCCCTCAATATCGGCATCGTCTTGACGCTGCTGATCCGCTCGCGGATGAATTCGGTCAAGGCGGGACCGAATTTCGCAACCTAG